A window of the Zeugodacus cucurbitae isolate PBARC_wt_2022May chromosome 4, idZeuCucr1.2, whole genome shotgun sequence genome harbors these coding sequences:
- the LOC128921428 gene encoding mucin-2-like: MFRKILLYLTLSLLVYLATGSSEELLLEDETKMLANNEVLSDKISQLDGAGIILNDTEAEAIKYFENKDLIFENESSGVIKEKLPKAHSNLLNGTKEDTEESKNIVTNSSGEDNTADSTTTDSIANNLWKDITTEVIEAAIANMSSEETVSKASVDYIEPLTPLNDAFNLTLTREFTQQLSNDNEQYITTDVTTESDIKSTEIASEGPYTINLNSDEANAFQSSDMVDMLRITTEAVKTLGTNKPNGDVFSSTVDPTDRSDELATTEFLIDRSDIDIISNQDVNTDIAIVEAGGTSDQEILISQSTQSPSQNVTSAPVVDSITDITISQSSKTETTAYTPIEPTTESIQLTKTSEISSTRSSTILDTSEIRVPIVNTTVENKTEPENPASNSNESLVSERKKDNETEINLLQTTTFRSTELNNRSTTVSTKLPSHSSSRPKQTLLPLAWYTNLIPIYPSYMLNPFNYFYNATNQTRSGPSSLPTTWNYTTLLSPTTVNFTNMLSKILLPEVTPTARHGFFRQSQSNITKFHFFPLFNLFNATNHFNKTKFATNTQTETATNISAVLNALLQHKHAKFQQRQTDQDNDDDDDGSLFVRRQWYSTPLVSDNLERSEGVPFLTPVVRYRNQGQPLLTPVITYVERGEPYRIAQPQYYRERPKLKKRPTSNYRQQPFYHERPYNIERPYQVEQHSYYHQPVKTDVRVQSGPISYESSPMDLTYIEPIIDIDDGEVEYYYRSKQLNATALQPAEDTPKTGATTSLMLEVEVPNPIYKFMKSIYNLFMPNN; this comes from the exons ATG TTtcgtaaaattttactatatttgaCATTAAGTCTACTTGTTTACCTCGCTACGGGTAGTAGTGAAGAGCTTTTATTGgaagatgaaacgaaaatgttGGCTAACAACGAAGTCTTatctgataaaatatcacaattagATGGAGCAGGAATAATATTGAATGATACTGAAGCAgaagctataaaatattttgaaaataaggatctcattttcgaaaatgaaagcTCTGGCGTTATTAAAGAGAAGCTGCCGAAAGCTCACAGCAATTTGTTGAATGGAACTAAAGAGGATACAgaagaaagtaaaaatattgtgACGAATTCTAGTGGTGAAGATAATACAGCGGACAGTACAACTACTGATTCCATCGCAAATAATCTGTGGAAGGATATTACCACGGAAGTTATCGAGGCAGCTATTGCAAATATGTCTTCCGAAGAAACCGTTTCGAAAGCTTCAGTCGATTATATCGAACCTTTAACGCCTCTGAATGATGCCTTCAACCTAACTTTAACTAGAGAGTTCACTCAACAGCTGTCAAATGATAATGAACAATACATAACTACAGATGTAACAACTGAAAGTGATATAAAATCAACTGAGATTGCTAGCGAGGGTCcatatactattaatttaaattccGACGAAGCAAATGCTTTTCAATCGAGTGATATGGTAGATATGTTGAGAATAACAACAGAAGCAGTAAAGACACTGGGTACAAATAAGCCAAACGGTGATGTATTTAGCTCTACTGTGGACCCAACTGATAGATCAGATGAGCTTGCGACAACAGAATTCTTGATAGATCGATCAGACATCGATATCATAAGCAATCAAGATGTTAATACAGATATCGCTATCGTCGAAGCTGGAGGAACTTCAGATCAAGAGATCCTAATATCTCAGTCAACACAATCTCCTTCACAGAATGTTACTTCTGCTCCAGTCGTAGATTCAATTACAGACATTACAATTTCACAATCTTCAAAAACGGAAACTACTGCTTATACACCAATCGAACCAACTACTGAATCAATTCAGTTGACCAAAACTTCGGAAATAAGCTCTACACGCAGCTCCACAATTTTAGACACATCCGAAATTCGAGTGCCTATTGTGAACACGACAGTAGAGAATAAAACAGAACCTGAAAATCCAGCATCAAATTCAAACGAAAGTTTGGTTTCCGAAAGGAAAAAAGATAATGAAACAGAGATAAATTTGCttcaaacaacaacatttagatCAACAGAGCTGAACAATCGTAGTACAACTGTATCGACAAAGCTTCCTTCCCATAGTTCCAGCAGACCAAAGCAGACACTGCTGCCCTTGGCTTGGTATACGAATCTCATACCGATATATCCGTCTTATATGTTAAATCCTTTCAACTACTTCTACAATGCAACTAATCAGACACGTTCTGGTCCCAGCTCACTACCGACCACTTGGAACTACACCACATTATTGAGCCCAACCACAGTCAATTTCACAAACATGCTAAGCAAAATTCTACTCCCGGAAGTTACACCAACGGCGCGTCACGGTTTCTTTCGACAAAGCCAATCGAATataaccaaatttcatttctttcCTTTGTTCAACCTTTTCAATGCCACAAATCATTTCAATAAAACCAAATTTGCAACAAATACGCAAACGGAAACGGCGACGAATATAAGTGCTGTGTTGAATGCACTCCTCCAACATAAACACGCCAAATTCCAACAGAGGCAAACCGATCAAGACAACGACGACGATGACGATGGTTCTTTGTTTGTGCGTCGCCAATGGTATAGTACACCGTTAGTCAGTGATAATTTGGAACGTTCGGAAGGTGTGCCGTTTCTAACGCCTGTTGTGCGTTATCGCAATCAAGGTCAACCATTGCTTACACCGGTCATTACGTATGTCGAACGTGGTGAACCCTATCGAATCGCGCAGCCACAGTATTATCGCGAAAgaccaaaactaaaaaaacgccCTACATCTAATTATCGGCAGCAGCCATTTTATCACGAGCGGCCCTACAATATTGAACGTCCTTATCAAGTGGAGCAACACTCCTACTACCATCAACCAGTAAAAACAGATGTTAGGGTACAATCCGGACCTATCTCATATGAAAGTTCACCCATGGACCTAACCTATATCGAACCAATTATAGACATAGATGATGGCGAAGTGGAATATTATTATCGCAGCAAACAGTTGAATGCAACAGCATTGCAACCGGCAGAGGACACGCCAAAGACGGGAGCTACGACATCTCTAATGCTGGAGGTGGAGGTGCCAAATCCAATTTATAAATTCATGAAAAGTATTTACAATCTTTTTATGCCTAATAATTAG